A genomic window from Candidatus Poribacteria bacterium includes:
- the dnaA gene encoding chromosomal replication initiator protein DnaA — translation MAEPSPSLWEEIVSEIGDGDPYLEQAHGSLVGESDLDVAVSSDWARQVIERRYLESIRAAMQSRFPDATADVRIHVDSNLRTPPAVSAAPFEDLRDTEPEAPTEISPDSFRRERRTRILPAGENDRAGNINPRYTFDRFVVGSSNRLAHVAALSLAENPDGKTINPLFIYGGVGLGKTHLLHAIGNLVRQKHPHLKALYVSAETFTNDMVEAIRFSTANANRNKYRTIDVLLMDDIQFLQKKAQSQIEFYNTFNDLHNANKQIVLASDSYPKDIPELEERLRSRFMWGMITSIDTPEVETRIAILQRKAEDMGIDQVPTDVALYIAENVATNIRELEGALATVYRYAHLEALPVTVDLVRHVLRRQNDDGSSIARQPISTDLIQRVVADFYRMKPNELKAKKRTKRIATGRHVAMYLCRQLTDLSFVDIGQDFGGRDHSTVISACTKIEKEIERSSELARTIQEIIQRIQGNRR, via the coding sequence ATGGCTGAACCATCCCCCTCCCTCTGGGAGGAGATCGTCTCGGAGATCGGCGACGGCGACCCCTACCTGGAGCAGGCACACGGTTCTCTGGTGGGAGAGTCCGACCTCGACGTCGCTGTCTCGTCCGACTGGGCGCGCCAGGTCATCGAGCGGCGCTATCTCGAGAGCATCCGCGCCGCGATGCAATCTCGCTTCCCCGACGCAACCGCCGACGTGCGCATTCACGTCGACTCGAACCTCCGCACGCCGCCGGCGGTGTCCGCCGCCCCCTTCGAAGACCTGCGCGACACGGAACCGGAAGCCCCAACGGAGATATCCCCCGACTCCTTCCGACGGGAGCGACGCACTCGCATTCTCCCCGCCGGCGAGAACGACCGCGCCGGGAATATCAATCCCCGCTACACGTTCGACCGCTTCGTCGTCGGTTCCAGCAACCGCTTGGCGCACGTCGCCGCCCTCTCGCTCGCCGAGAACCCCGACGGCAAGACGATCAACCCGCTCTTCATCTACGGGGGCGTCGGGCTGGGCAAGACCCACCTGCTCCACGCCATCGGGAACCTCGTCCGGCAGAAGCACCCGCACCTCAAGGCGCTCTACGTCTCCGCCGAGACCTTCACCAACGACATGGTCGAGGCGATCCGGTTCAGCACGGCGAACGCGAACCGGAACAAGTACCGCACCATCGACGTCCTGCTGATGGACGACATCCAGTTCCTGCAGAAGAAAGCGCAGTCGCAGATCGAGTTCTACAACACCTTCAACGACCTGCATAACGCGAACAAGCAGATCGTCCTCGCCAGCGACAGCTACCCGAAGGATATCCCGGAGCTCGAGGAACGCCTGCGCTCCCGGTTCATGTGGGGCATGATCACCAGCATCGACACGCCGGAAGTCGAGACGCGCATCGCGATCCTCCAGCGCAAGGCGGAGGACATGGGCATCGACCAGGTGCCCACCGATGTCGCGCTCTATATCGCCGAGAACGTCGCGACGAACATCCGCGAACTGGAAGGCGCGCTCGCGACGGTCTACCGATACGCTCATTTGGAGGCTCTGCCGGTAACCGTCGATCTCGTCCGACACGTGCTACGGCGGCAGAACGATGACGGCAGTAGCATCGCGCGCCAGCCGATCAGCACCGACTTGATCCAGCGGGTCGTCGCCGACTTCTACCGCATGAAGCCCAACGAACTGAAGGCGAAGAAGCGCACGAAGCGCATCGCGACGGGCAGACACGTCGCCATGTACCTCTGCCGGCAGCTCACGGACCTGTCGTTCGTGGACATCGGGCAGGATTTCGGTGGGAGAGACCACAGCACGGTCATCAGCGCGTGCACCAAGATCGAGAAGGAGATCGAGCGGAGCTCGGAGCTCGCCCGGACGATCCAGGAGATCATCCAGCGGATCCAGGGGAACCGCCGGTGA